In Arachis stenosperma cultivar V10309 chromosome 1, arast.V10309.gnm1.PFL2, whole genome shotgun sequence, one DNA window encodes the following:
- the LOC130933857 gene encoding glutamate-1-semialdehyde 2,1-aminomutase, chloroplastic-like: MDKITGELVRGIVEAGKKAGHAICGGHISGMFGFFFTEGPVYNFADAKKSDTAKFAKFYWGMLAEVVYLAPSQFEAGFTSLAHSPDDIEKTIAAAEKVFMEI; encoded by the coding sequence ATGGATAAAATTACAGGTGAGCTTGTTCGCGGCATCGTTGAAGCCGGGAAGAAGGCAGGCCATGCTATATGTGGTGGGCATATAAGTGGGATGTTCGGGTTTTTCTTCACAGAAGGACCTGTTTACAATTTTGCAGATGCCAAGAAGAGTGATACGGCCAAGTTTGCAAAGTTCTATTGGGGAATGTTAGCAGAAGTTGTCTATTTGGCTCCTTCACAGTTTGAGGCTGGGTTCACCAGCTTGGCGCATAGCCCTGATGACATAGAAAAGACAATAGCAGCTGCAGAGAAGGTTTTCATGGAGATCTGA